A genome region from Alicyclobacillus acidocaldarius subsp. acidocaldarius DSM 446 includes the following:
- a CDS encoding carbohydrate ABC transporter permease → MRTIGHVLRAAAALGLGLAFLLPIYIAFVTSLDRPQDVFVYPPHLVPDWNFSIWAQTWRGNTWMLANINTVVIALATIAIALTTTVLCAYALVYVPFRGKAVVWTALLAVLMIPEQALLIPNFVTMAKLHLVDTRIAQIIPYGASVFGVFLLRQHLLTLPREYHDAAKIDGCGHLAFLWRIVLPLSRPILFTIALYIFIGCWNSLIWPLMVTSSPRVQPIEVLLSTFLTQDSSNWQGLSAAAMFATLPMIALFVLFRKPILRGLSKSSGING, encoded by the coding sequence ATGCGTACCATCGGACACGTGTTGCGCGCCGCGGCCGCCTTGGGCCTCGGACTGGCGTTCCTCTTACCGATTTACATCGCGTTCGTCACCTCGTTGGACCGGCCGCAGGACGTGTTTGTCTATCCGCCTCACCTGGTGCCGGACTGGAACTTCTCGATATGGGCGCAGACGTGGCGCGGGAACACGTGGATGCTCGCGAACATCAACACGGTCGTGATCGCCCTCGCGACCATCGCCATCGCCCTGACGACAACCGTGCTCTGCGCGTACGCGCTCGTCTACGTGCCCTTTCGAGGGAAAGCCGTGGTGTGGACCGCGCTCCTGGCGGTGCTCATGATCCCGGAACAGGCCCTGCTCATCCCGAACTTCGTGACGATGGCCAAGCTGCACCTGGTGGACACGCGCATCGCGCAGATCATCCCGTACGGCGCAAGCGTGTTCGGCGTGTTCCTTTTGCGCCAGCATCTCCTGACGTTGCCGCGTGAGTACCACGACGCGGCGAAGATCGACGGCTGCGGCCACCTCGCGTTTCTGTGGCGCATCGTTCTGCCCTTGTCGAGGCCCATCCTGTTCACCATCGCGCTCTACATCTTCATCGGCTGCTGGAATTCCCTCATTTGGCCACTCATGGTCACCTCGAGCCCGCGGGTCCAGCCCATCGAGGTGCTGTTGTCCACCTTTTTGACACAGGATTCGTCCAATTGGCAAGGCCTGTCCGCCGCTGCGATGTTCGCGACACTGCCGATGATCGCGCTCTTCGTGCTGTTCCGCAAACCCATTCTGCGCGGGCTCTCCAAATCGAGCGGCATCAACGGTTGA
- the uca gene encoding urea carboxylase, producing the protein MFRKVLIANRGAIAVRMIRTLKKMGIASVAVYTTADEDSLHVDLADEAVWIGEGPVHDSYVNAEKILDAARQSGADAIHPGYGFLSENATFARQCAERGLVFIGPDPEQIEKFGYKHVARDVARRAGVPLLPGTDLVRDLEELRCVCADIGYPVILKSTAGGGGIGMRVVEREDALADAFESVRRLAGQHFRDDGVFVEKYVPRARHIEVQIFGNRQGELVAIGERDCTLQRRNQKVVEECPAHVLSDETRRRLHEAALSVARAVGYRSAGTVEFLYDPSSASFYFLEVNTRLQVEHGVTEEVYGIDLVEWMIREAAGELRDLEARLPAPTGHSIQVRVYAEDPGREFRPCVGRVDGVVWPEGARVETWIDKGVTVSPYYDPLLAKIIVRGPSRAAAVQALRDALAEARVYGLQNNLRYLRAIADSEAFASGEVYTKWLEGFEAPERAMEVLDGGLQTTVQDLPGRLGLWDVGVPPSGPMDALSMRIGNRLLGNPEGAPALELTLRGGSYAFRDDVWICLTGADMGAALDGQPVPRYRPVLARRGQVLRFGESAAGLRAYLCVQGGFDVAPVLGSASTFALGGFGGHGGRALVAGDVVGIAPALGDVADEGVAPPSFGRIWELGVVPGPHCTPEFLPPSYLEMLTSTDWTVHFNSSRTGIRLSGPAPVWAREDGGDAGLHPSNLHDNPYAIGSLNLTGDLAVLLGQDGPSLGGFVCPVTTPAAEMWKIGQLRPGDTVRFRLLSLAQARELDAMQAQCLEEPAQFCKAYELPLPEMPFSSFAEATEAAYLARESDGHAFPVCVRAAGDEYVLVEFGDMELDLRYRFQVHLRMEAIRSAGDIPWIDLTPGIRSLQIHFDRSRMTSEEVARRVLHLDARVPDLSTARVPSRIVRMPLSFDDPSVQLAIERYQKNVRPDAPWCPSNIEFMRRVNGLERIEDVRRIVFEAKYLVLGLGDVYLGAPAATPVDPRHRLVTTKYNPARTWTPENAVGIGGSYMCIYGMESPGGYQLFGRTLQIWNTFRQTGSFRDGKPWLLRFFDQVEFYPVTPEELEDMRKKFVRGRYDIEIQETEFDLGEYLAFLEEIRDDAAAFKARQKQAFHEELERWKAMGLAAYTSEAMAEEEEPEEDGLTVLRAQMPGSVWKVHVKPGQMIRPGDTIAVIESMKMEFPVEATCAGVVRTVHVRPGQELRPGGPIVGIEEVSA; encoded by the coding sequence ATGTTTCGCAAAGTGTTGATCGCCAACCGCGGCGCCATCGCGGTACGCATGATACGCACGCTGAAGAAGATGGGGATTGCTTCGGTGGCCGTGTACACCACGGCGGACGAGGACAGCCTGCACGTCGATCTCGCCGACGAGGCCGTCTGGATTGGCGAAGGGCCGGTGCACGACTCGTACGTCAACGCGGAGAAGATCCTCGACGCTGCGCGGCAGTCGGGCGCCGACGCCATTCACCCCGGCTACGGGTTTCTGAGCGAAAACGCGACCTTTGCCCGGCAGTGCGCCGAGCGCGGGCTGGTGTTCATCGGCCCGGATCCCGAGCAGATCGAGAAGTTCGGGTACAAGCACGTCGCGCGCGACGTGGCGCGGCGGGCGGGCGTCCCGCTCTTGCCGGGGACCGATCTCGTCCGCGACCTTGAAGAACTCCGCTGCGTGTGCGCCGACATTGGCTACCCGGTCATCCTGAAGAGCACGGCGGGCGGCGGAGGCATTGGCATGCGCGTGGTGGAGCGCGAAGACGCACTCGCGGACGCCTTCGAGAGCGTTCGGCGATTGGCGGGTCAGCATTTCCGCGACGACGGCGTGTTTGTGGAGAAGTACGTGCCGCGCGCCCGCCACATCGAGGTCCAGATCTTCGGCAATCGCCAGGGCGAGCTCGTGGCCATCGGCGAACGCGACTGCACGCTGCAGCGGCGCAACCAAAAGGTGGTGGAAGAGTGCCCGGCGCACGTGCTCTCCGATGAGACGCGTCGGCGCCTGCACGAGGCGGCACTGTCCGTGGCGCGCGCCGTAGGCTACCGGAGCGCCGGAACGGTGGAGTTCCTCTACGATCCGTCGTCCGCATCGTTCTACTTTCTCGAGGTCAACACCCGCCTGCAGGTCGAGCACGGCGTGACGGAAGAGGTGTACGGGATCGATCTCGTCGAGTGGATGATCCGGGAGGCGGCGGGGGAGCTCAGGGACCTGGAGGCGCGCCTCCCTGCGCCCACCGGCCACAGCATCCAGGTGCGTGTGTACGCGGAGGATCCGGGGCGCGAGTTTCGCCCATGCGTCGGCAGGGTGGACGGCGTGGTGTGGCCCGAGGGCGCGCGCGTGGAGACGTGGATCGACAAGGGGGTGACCGTCAGCCCCTATTACGATCCTCTGCTTGCCAAGATCATCGTCCGCGGACCATCACGCGCTGCGGCGGTGCAGGCGCTGCGCGACGCGCTCGCCGAGGCACGGGTGTACGGCCTGCAGAACAACCTTCGCTACTTGCGCGCCATCGCGGACTCGGAGGCGTTCGCTTCGGGCGAGGTGTACACCAAGTGGCTTGAGGGATTTGAGGCGCCGGAGCGTGCGATGGAGGTGCTGGATGGCGGCCTGCAGACAACGGTTCAAGACCTTCCAGGGCGGCTCGGCCTGTGGGACGTCGGCGTGCCCCCGTCGGGGCCGATGGACGCGCTGTCCATGCGCATCGGCAACCGCCTGCTCGGCAACCCGGAAGGCGCGCCCGCGCTCGAGTTGACGCTCCGGGGCGGATCGTACGCGTTTCGAGACGACGTCTGGATCTGCCTGACCGGCGCGGACATGGGGGCAGCGCTCGATGGCCAACCGGTGCCGCGCTATCGCCCGGTGCTCGCGCGCCGGGGACAGGTTCTGCGCTTCGGCGAGTCCGCCGCCGGGCTGCGCGCGTATCTGTGTGTGCAAGGCGGGTTCGACGTGGCGCCTGTGCTCGGCAGCGCCTCGACGTTTGCGCTCGGTGGGTTTGGCGGGCACGGAGGCCGAGCGCTCGTCGCCGGAGACGTGGTGGGCATCGCGCCCGCCTTGGGAGACGTGGCGGACGAAGGCGTGGCGCCTCCGTCGTTCGGGCGCATCTGGGAGCTGGGCGTGGTGCCGGGCCCGCACTGCACACCCGAGTTTTTGCCTCCGTCGTATCTGGAGATGCTCACGTCCACCGACTGGACGGTCCACTTCAACAGCTCGCGCACGGGCATCCGGCTGAGCGGACCGGCGCCCGTGTGGGCGCGCGAGGACGGCGGCGACGCAGGACTTCACCCGTCCAATCTGCACGACAACCCGTACGCCATCGGATCGCTCAATCTCACGGGCGATCTCGCCGTCCTGCTGGGCCAGGACGGCCCGAGTCTCGGGGGCTTTGTCTGTCCCGTCACCACGCCCGCGGCGGAGATGTGGAAAATCGGGCAGCTTCGCCCCGGCGACACGGTCCGGTTCCGCCTCTTGAGCCTGGCGCAGGCGCGGGAACTGGACGCCATGCAGGCGCAATGCCTCGAAGAACCCGCGCAATTCTGCAAGGCGTATGAACTCCCGCTTCCTGAGATGCCGTTTTCGTCCTTTGCGGAGGCAACCGAAGCCGCGTACCTCGCGCGCGAATCCGACGGGCACGCATTTCCCGTCTGCGTCCGCGCCGCAGGGGACGAATACGTGCTCGTCGAATTCGGCGACATGGAACTCGATTTGCGGTATCGGTTCCAGGTGCACCTGCGCATGGAGGCCATCCGCAGCGCCGGCGACATCCCGTGGATCGACCTGACGCCAGGCATCCGATCCCTGCAGATCCACTTCGACCGCTCCCGGATGACGAGCGAAGAGGTGGCGCGCCGCGTCCTCCATCTCGACGCCCGCGTGCCGGATCTGTCGACCGCCAGGGTGCCGTCGCGCATCGTGCGCATGCCGCTTTCCTTCGACGATCCGTCCGTGCAACTCGCCATCGAGCGGTACCAGAAAAACGTCCGGCCCGACGCGCCTTGGTGCCCGAGCAACATCGAGTTCATGCGGCGCGTGAACGGGCTCGAGCGGATTGAAGACGTGCGGCGGATCGTGTTTGAGGCCAAATATCTGGTGCTGGGGCTCGGCGACGTGTACCTGGGCGCACCTGCCGCCACGCCGGTCGATCCCAGGCACCGCCTGGTGACGACCAAGTACAACCCGGCGCGCACGTGGACCCCGGAGAACGCGGTCGGTATCGGCGGATCGTACATGTGCATCTACGGCATGGAGAGCCCAGGGGGCTACCAGCTGTTTGGCCGCACGCTGCAGATCTGGAACACGTTCCGGCAGACGGGATCGTTCCGGGATGGGAAGCCGTGGCTGTTGCGCTTCTTCGATCAGGTCGAGTTCTACCCGGTCACGCCGGAGGAACTGGAGGACATGCGGAAGAAGTTCGTGCGCGGCCGCTACGACATCGAGATTCAAGAGACGGAGTTCGATCTCGGCGAGTACCTGGCGTTCCTCGAGGAGATTCGAGACGACGCGGCGGCGTTCAAGGCGCGGCAAAAACAGGCGTTTCACGAGGAGTTGGAGCGGTGGAAGGCCATGGGGCTTGCCGCGTACACGAGCGAGGCGATGGCAGAGGAGGAGGAGCCCGAGGAGGACGGCCTGACGGTGCTCCGGGCGCAGATGCCGGGAAGCGTGTGGAAGGTGCACGTCAAGCCCGGGCAGATGATCCGGCCCGGCGATACCATCGCCGTGATCGAGAGCATGAAGATGGAGTTTCCGGTGGAGGCCACCTGCGCCGGCGTCGTCCGCACGGTGCACGTGCGCCCGGGGCAGGAACTGCGGCCCGGTGGACCGATTGTGGGCATTGAGGAGGTGTCGGCTTGA
- a CDS encoding carbohydrate ABC transporter permease, whose translation MTMSVIDAFLRSTAQTAAEPSPGPSRLREGILAACLLAPALLFLVAFVYAPAVLAFALAFFNFHPGGTATYAGLSNFHAALSDPLFWRSMANTGLYALMMVPSTLVLSVALAALLQSNRRLFRFAQSLVVLPYITPAVGTAIGWLWMYNPNFGILNALLRGIGLKPIGWLNSPHWAMPAVVLYSLWHGIGFDVLILLSAMSQVPEGVLESARVDGAGPWTRLFRITLPLISPTLFFIGVITTIGSLQAFAQVYALSLSSGGPENATLTALLYIYQQAFTNGQFSYAAAMAAMLVVCIFAVTALTRWIGHRLTFYQ comes from the coding sequence ATGACCATGTCGGTAATCGACGCGTTCCTTCGCTCGACAGCGCAGACCGCCGCCGAACCTTCCCCAGGCCCATCCCGCCTGCGGGAAGGAATTTTGGCGGCGTGCCTTCTCGCGCCCGCCCTTCTGTTTCTCGTGGCGTTTGTCTATGCGCCGGCCGTGCTCGCCTTTGCGCTCGCGTTCTTCAATTTTCACCCCGGCGGCACGGCGACCTACGCCGGTCTGAGCAACTTCCATGCGGCATTGTCGGATCCGCTTTTCTGGCGCTCCATGGCAAACACAGGGTTGTACGCCCTCATGATGGTGCCTTCCACCCTGGTGCTGTCCGTCGCACTCGCGGCGCTGCTCCAGTCGAACCGGCGGCTCTTCCGCTTCGCGCAGTCGTTGGTGGTGCTCCCGTACATCACGCCGGCCGTCGGCACCGCTATCGGATGGCTCTGGATGTACAACCCCAACTTCGGCATCTTGAACGCGCTTTTGCGAGGCATCGGCCTGAAGCCCATCGGATGGTTGAATTCGCCCCACTGGGCGATGCCCGCCGTGGTCTTATATTCGCTTTGGCACGGCATCGGCTTTGATGTGCTGATCCTGCTCTCCGCCATGTCTCAGGTGCCAGAAGGCGTGTTGGAGTCGGCGCGGGTAGACGGCGCGGGGCCTTGGACTCGGTTGTTCCGCATCACGCTGCCCCTCATCTCGCCCACGCTGTTTTTCATCGGCGTGATCACCACCATCGGCTCTCTGCAGGCCTTTGCCCAGGTCTACGCACTGAGTCTTTCGAGCGGCGGACCGGAGAACGCCACGCTGACGGCGCTTTTATACATCTACCAACAGGCGTTCACGAACGGACAGTTCTCTTACGCCGCCGCCATGGCCGCGATGCTCGTGGTCTGCATCTTTGCAGTCACCGCCCTGACGCGCTGGATCGGTCACCGATTGACGTTTTACCAGTAA
- the atzF gene encoding allophanate hydrolase produces MSITTVEALRRAYRTGWRTPADVIDELIRAAESHAAWNVWITPPSWERIEPYLEALREDEMDQKPLWGIPFAVKDNIDVAGMLTTAACPAFAYKAPAHAAVVERLVRAGAIPVGKTNLDQFATGLIGTRSPYGEVANARNPEWVSGGSSSGSAVAVALGMVPFALGTDTAGSGRVPAALNGVIGYKPRVGGWPNEGVVPACRTLDCVSVFTRSVADAAMVQAVIAPATAAQGGPDRAVVPKTLGAWFGSKADAYRNAWARALSKLEEAGVAVVEMDLPELDEASAMLYEGPWIAERWASLGAFVEAHPDDVLPVTRAILESGRDRLASDLFRAQHRLLDLRRSVEEKLRGALLLMPTVGGTWTRDEARHDPFGTNRALGAYTQHANLLHLAGLSLPCGEVDREMPFGVTLYVPGQREAELLSAARWWVDPDEDVATREDEIELLAVCGLHMRGMPLNHELVDLGGEFVCVSRTAPLYRLYLLDTEPVKPGLVRADGGAEVELELWKLPRRAWPAFMQRVRHPLALGKILLSDGREVMGFVCEAGAQRREDITPYGGFRAWCERGRMVIS; encoded by the coding sequence TTGAGCATAACGACCGTGGAGGCGCTTCGGCGCGCCTACCGGACTGGGTGGCGGACGCCGGCGGACGTGATCGACGAACTCATTCGAGCGGCGGAGTCGCACGCCGCGTGGAACGTGTGGATCACGCCGCCCTCGTGGGAGAGGATCGAGCCGTATCTCGAGGCGCTGAGAGAAGACGAGATGGATCAAAAGCCGCTCTGGGGCATTCCGTTTGCGGTCAAGGACAACATCGATGTGGCCGGCATGCTGACCACGGCCGCCTGCCCGGCGTTTGCGTACAAGGCGCCGGCACACGCGGCGGTGGTGGAGCGGCTGGTTCGCGCGGGCGCCATTCCGGTGGGGAAGACGAACCTGGATCAATTCGCGACGGGGCTCATCGGCACGCGCAGCCCGTATGGCGAAGTGGCGAACGCGCGCAACCCCGAGTGGGTGAGCGGGGGATCGTCGAGTGGATCGGCGGTCGCCGTGGCACTCGGCATGGTGCCGTTTGCGCTCGGGACCGACACGGCGGGATCCGGGCGCGTACCGGCGGCGCTGAACGGCGTCATCGGCTACAAGCCCCGCGTCGGCGGCTGGCCGAACGAGGGCGTGGTGCCGGCGTGTCGCACGCTCGACTGCGTGAGCGTGTTCACGCGATCCGTCGCGGACGCGGCGATGGTGCAGGCGGTCATCGCGCCGGCGACCGCCGCGCAGGGCGGGCCGGATCGCGCGGTGGTGCCGAAAACGCTTGGCGCCTGGTTCGGGTCCAAGGCGGACGCGTATCGCAACGCGTGGGCCAGGGCGCTGTCGAAGCTTGAGGAGGCCGGCGTCGCCGTGGTGGAGATGGACCTGCCTGAGCTGGACGAGGCGAGCGCGATGCTGTACGAGGGCCCCTGGATTGCGGAGCGGTGGGCGAGCCTCGGGGCCTTCGTCGAGGCCCATCCAGATGATGTGCTGCCCGTGACCCGAGCCATCCTCGAGTCCGGCCGGGATCGCCTGGCGAGCGATCTCTTCCGCGCCCAGCATCGGCTTTTGGATCTGCGCCGCTCTGTGGAGGAGAAACTGCGCGGCGCTCTGCTCCTCATGCCGACCGTCGGCGGCACGTGGACGCGGGACGAGGCGCGCCACGACCCATTTGGCACCAATCGGGCGCTCGGCGCGTACACGCAGCACGCGAACCTGCTCCATTTGGCCGGCTTGTCGCTCCCGTGCGGCGAGGTGGATCGAGAGATGCCGTTTGGCGTCACGCTGTACGTCCCTGGGCAACGCGAGGCCGAGCTTCTGTCGGCTGCGCGCTGGTGGGTCGATCCCGACGAGGATGTGGCGACACGTGAGGACGAGATCGAACTGCTCGCGGTCTGCGGCCTGCACATGCGCGGCATGCCGCTCAACCACGAGTTGGTCGATCTCGGCGGAGAATTCGTCTGTGTCTCGCGCACGGCGCCCCTGTACCGCCTCTACCTGCTGGACACCGAACCGGTGAAGCCCGGACTCGTGCGCGCGGACGGCGGCGCGGAGGTGGAGTTGGAACTCTGGAAGCTGCCACGGCGCGCATGGCCAGCTTTCATGCAAAGGGTCCGGCATCCCCTGGCGCTTGGGAAGATTCTGCTTTCGGACGGGCGAGAGGTGATGGGCTTTGTCTGTGAAGCGGGTGCGCAAAGGCGCGAGGACATCACGCCCTATGGGGGTTTCCGGGCGTGGTGCGAGCGGGGCAGGATGGTCATCTCGTGA
- a CDS encoding urea amidolyase associated protein UAAP2, with product MPSLAFDRNRDLVTADTRLVLPSGEGFMCTLQPGDVLRIVDLEGNQAVDTLFFDADRPYDHYSAAKTIAAQGNIYLTTGSVLLTESGRPLVRIVEDTCGRHDTLGGACSAQSNTVRYGHDKVHMHNCRDTFMLQIAMHEPRLAKRDLAPNVNFFMNVPVTPDGGLEFADGISGPGRYVEMEAMSRVIVLMSNCPQLNNPCNAYNPTPVEIVIWRRGV from the coding sequence ATGCCATCTCTTGCGTTTGATCGCAATCGGGACCTGGTCACGGCCGACACCCGTCTGGTCCTGCCCAGTGGAGAAGGGTTCATGTGCACGCTCCAGCCGGGCGATGTGCTGCGCATTGTGGATCTCGAGGGAAACCAGGCCGTCGACACGCTGTTTTTTGACGCGGACCGCCCCTACGACCACTACAGCGCTGCGAAGACCATCGCGGCGCAGGGCAACATCTACCTCACCACCGGGTCTGTGCTCCTCACCGAGTCCGGACGGCCGCTCGTGCGGATTGTCGAGGACACCTGCGGCCGACACGACACGCTGGGCGGCGCGTGCTCGGCCCAGAGCAACACCGTGCGCTACGGCCACGACAAGGTGCACATGCACAACTGCCGGGACACGTTCATGCTGCAGATCGCCATGCACGAGCCGCGCCTCGCGAAGCGCGATCTCGCCCCGAACGTCAACTTCTTCATGAACGTCCCGGTGACGCCCGACGGCGGGCTGGAATTCGCGGACGGCATCTCGGGCCCCGGCCGCTACGTGGAGATGGAAGCGATGAGCCGGGTCATCGTGCTCATGAGCAACTGCCCGCAGCTCAACAATCCCTGCAACGCGTACAACCCGACGCCTGTCGAGATCGTCATCTGGCGGCGCGGGGTCTGA